One genomic region from Lynx canadensis isolate LIC74 chromosome E1, mLynCan4.pri.v2, whole genome shotgun sequence encodes:
- the LOC115501464 gene encoding olfactory receptor 4D1, with product MEAQNITRVSEFILLGFSQTRDLEKFLFLVFLFVYVTTVVGNLLIMVTVTFDCRLHMPMYFLLRNLAVIDLCYSTVTSPKMLVDFLHEVKTISYQGCMTQIFFFHLLGGGTVFFLSVMAYDRYIAISRPLHYVTIMNTQLCVGLVVAAWLGGFVHSIVQLALMLPLPFCGPNVLDNFYCDIPQVLRLACTDTSLLEFLMISNSGMLVLIWFLLLLISYTVILVMLRSHSEQARKKAASTCTTHIIVVSMIFIPCIYIYARPFTPFPMDKAVSISYTVMTPMLNPMIYTLRNQEMQGAMKRLGKRLVICNRE from the coding sequence ATGGAAGCACAGAATATCACAAGGGTGTCAGAGTTTATCCTCTTAGGATTCTCACAGACCCGGGACCTTGAGAAATTCCTGTTCCTGGTGTTCCTATTTGTCTATGTCACCACCGTTGTGGGAAACCTCCTTATCATGGTCACAGTGACTTTTGACTGCCGGCTCCACATGCCCATGTATTTTCTGCTCCGAAACCTGGCTGTCATAGACCTCTGTTATTCCACTGTCACTTCTCCAAAGATGCTGGTGGACTTCCTTCATGAGGTCAAGACCATCTCCTACCAGGGCTGCATGACTCAGATCTTCTTCTTTCACCTCTTGGGAGGTGggactgtcttctttctctcagtGATGGCTTATGACCGCTACATAGCCATCTCCCGGCCCCTCCACTATGTCACCATCATGAACACTCAGCTCTGTGTGGGGCTAGTGGTGGCTGCTTGGTTAGGGGGATTTGTTCACTCCATTGTCCAGCTGGCTTTGATGCTCCCCTTGCCTTTTTGTGGTCCCAATGTTCTGGATAACTTCTACTGTGACATCCCACAAGTGCTGAGACTTGCCTGCACTGACACCTCCCTCCTGGAGTTCCTCATGATCTCCAACAGTGGAATGCTCGTTCTCATCTGGTTCCTTCTCCTTCTGATTTCTTACACAGTCATCCTGGTGATGTTGAGGTCCCATTCAGAGCAGGCGAGGAAGAAGGCAGCTTCTACCTGCACCACCCACATCATTGTGGTGTCTATGATCTTCATTCcctgtatctatatctatgccCGGCCCTTCACCCCCTTCCCCATGGACAAGGCTGTGTCCATCAGCTACACGGTCATGACCCCcatgctcaatcccatgatctaTACTCTGAGGAACCAGGAGATGCAGGGAGCCATGAAGAGATTAGGCAAGCGTCTAGTGATATGTAACAGGGAGTGA